In one window of Eubalaena glacialis isolate mEubGla1 chromosome 13, mEubGla1.1.hap2.+ XY, whole genome shotgun sequence DNA:
- the LOC133104404 gene encoding nuclear envelope pore membrane protein POM 121C-like, which translates to MSPPAAAAGGGDRRRPLASVRDGRGRGWGCGGPAGAALLVLSLLGLVLYLVPAAAALAWLAVGATAAWWGLSREPRGSRAFSLVRNARRQRTLLASPPAKSAVNGNLLEPRSLLEGPDPAELLLLGSYLGKPGPPQPAPAPESRDLRERPGRRPPARTAPPAQSAHPRGVQVHSFLPTPLLRSSRRPSHRDCGTLSHRFVITPRRRYPIQQTQYSLLGVLPTVCWNGYHKKTVLSARNSKMVCSPVTVRIAPPDSKLTRSPIREQVINSTLSSPSTSAPDPCAKETVLNALKERKKRTVEEEDQIFADGQENKRRRHDSSGSGHSAFEPLVANGVPASFVPKPGSLKRGLNSQSSDDHSNKRSRTSSMSSLTSTYTGGIPSSSRNAITSSYSSTRGLSQLWKRSGPSSSPFSSPASSRSQTPERPAKKIREEELSHHSSSSTPLVTDKESQGEKVADKTTWKKQNSWNSPSTPGSSGQRKRKVQLLPSRRGDQLTLPPPPQLGYSITAEDLDLEKKASLQWFNKVLEDKTDTASDSVTENPPTSQSSFTFTLPAAGTASSPASLPAPSTNPLLESLKKMQNSPGLPSLPESAGVATTVAHSPPKTPSPLAPPGSSESAPLPGTSSDSKSTTTFLGLTPAASPGPVTDASKSPPDPQAETSAKSQAPSAPSPSPKQSILFGMLSTPPAKPPASVAPAVSSASPMFKPIFVVPPKSENEGPLPSSPSKVTAAASSSSATPTTTSSPPLTFKPIFSNMGPPASVPMLTPFSFKQTATPATSTSAPLFSGQASATSAVVSMTTASTSADSAPKPAFSFGVCTVTSTLGSVTSTTASASQPFLFGTPPASGASFTPAVGPIFQFGKPPAMPASTAVATFGQSLPSAAQTAPSSSSSSTSSFSGFGSTLTASAPVTSSQPTLTFSSTTAPAFNIPFGSSAKPPLPSYPGASPQLAFGAVDGQQQGAAKSALVPSFGSSFTFGNSAAPAPTAAPAPTPAQPAFGGTTQSAFSGLKATASAFGTPASTQPAFGGTTAAFSFGAATTSGFGATTQTASSGTSSSVFGSTTPSPFTFGGSAAPAGGGGFGISAATPGTSSASGAFGFGAGQSGTTGSTTPFGGGLSQNSLGAPSQSTPFAFNVASTPDSKPVFGGTSTPAFGQNTPAPGVGASGSSLSFGASSTPAQGFVGVGPFGPAAPSFSIGAGSKTPGARQRLQARRQHTRKK; encoded by the exons ATGTCTCCGCCGGCTGCGGCGGCTGGAGGAGGTGACCGGCGGCGGCCGTTAGCGAGTGTCAGGGACggccggggccggggctggggctgCGGCGGGCCGGCCGGGGCGGCGCTTCTCGTCCTGTCGCTGCTCGGCCTCGTGCTGTACCTGGTGCCGGCGGCGGCTGCGCTGGCCTGGCTGGCTGTGGGGGCTACCGCGGCCTGGTGGGGACTGAGCCGCGAGCCCCGGGGTTCGCGCGCCTTCTCGCTGGTTCGGAACGCCAGGCGTCAGCGAACACTGCTCGCCTCGCCTCCGGCCAAGTCGGCAGTAAACGGAAATCTTCTAGAGCCGCGGAGCCTGCTGGAAGGACCCGACCCCGCTGAACTGCTCCTCTTGGGCAGTTACCTGGGCAAGCCCGGCCCCCcgcagcctgcccccgccccggagaGCAGGGACCTGCGGGAGAGGCCGGGCCGACGCCCACCCGCCCGCACGGCGCCGCCCGCTCAGTCGGCGCATCCCCGTGGCGTTCAAGTTcactccttcctccccactcctctcCTCCGATCCTCTAGGAGGCCTTCCCACCG GGATTGTGGGACTTTATCACATCGGTTTGTAATAACACCTCGAAGAAGATATCCAATTCAACAGACCCAATATTCCTTGCTGGGGGTACTTCCCACTGTATGCTGGAATGGTTATCACAAGAAGACTGTGCTATCTGCTCGTAATTCCAAAATGGTGTGCAGCCCAGTGACAGTGAGGATTGCTCCTCCAGATAGCAAATTGACTCGTTCTCCGAT ACGAGAGCAAGTTATCAACTCAACACTGTCCTCACCATCAACTAGTGCCCCAGACCCATGTGCAAAGGAGACCGTACTGAATGCCctcaaagagaggaagaaaaggacagTGGAGGAGGAAGACCAAATATTTGCTGATGgccaggaaaataaaagaag GCGCCATGATAGCAGTGGGAGCGGACATTCAGCATTTGAGCCCCTGGTGGCCAATGGAGTCCCTGCTTCTTTTGTGCCTAA GCCTGGGTCTCTGAAGAGAGGTCTCAATTCCCAGAGCTCAGATGATCACTCGAATAAGAGATCCCGCACCTCTTCTATGAGCTCCTTGACAAGCACGTACACAGGTGGCATCCCTAGCTCCAGCCGCAATGCCATTACCAGTTCCTACAGTTCTACTCGAGGTCTCTCTCAG CTGTGGAAGAGGAGTGGTCCCAGTTCATCTCCCTTCTCCAGCCCAGCCTCATCCCGCTCCCAGACACCAGAGAGGCCAGCAAAGAAAATAAG AGAAGAGGAGCTTTCTCATCATTCTAGTTCTTCAACTCCATTGGTAACAGACAAGGAGTCCCAGGGAGAAAAGG ttgcagaTAAAACCACATGGAAGAAACAGAACTCGTGGAATTCCCCATCAACACCTGGCAGCTCTGGGCAGCGTAAACGGAAGGTTCAGTTGCTGCCCTCCAGGCGAGGGGACCAGCTGACCTTG CCTCCACCTCCCCAGCTTGGTTATTCAATCACTGCTGAAGACTTAGACTTGGAAAAGAAAGCTTCTTTACAGTGGTTTAACAAGGTCTTGGAGGATAAGACCG aTACTGCCTCAGACTCTGTCACGGAGAACCCACCTACCAGTCAGTCTTCTTTCACTTTTACCCTGCCTGCTGCTGGGACTGCTtcatccccagcctccctcccagccccaagcACTAACCCACTGTTGGAGAGCTTGAAGAAGATGCAGAATTCCCCGGGCCTGCCATCCCTCCCCG AATCTGCTGGCGTGGCAACCACTGTGGCCCATTCGCCTCCGAAGACACCCAGCCCTCTGGCCCCTCCGGGCTCTTCAGAGTCAGCACCCCTTCCAGGCACCTCCTCAGACTCCAAATCCACCACCACTTTCTTGGGGCTGACCCCTGCTGCTTCCCCAGGACCAGTCACTGACGCCAGCAAGTCACCTCCGGACCCTCAGGCTGAGACATCTGCCAAATCCCAAGCCCCGTCCGCCCCGTCTCCCAGCCCCAAGCAGAGTATTCTGTTTGGAATGCTGAGCACCCCACCTGCTAAGCCTCCTGCCTCTGTGGCCCCTGCTGTGTCTTCAGCATCTCCCATGTTCAAGCCCATTTTTGTGGTCCCACCTAAAAGCGAGAATGAGGGCCCCTTGCCCTCTAGCCCTTCCAAGGTCACAGCCGCAGCATCTTCCAGCTCAGCCACCCCCACGACGACCAGCAGCCCACCCCTCACTTTCAAGCCTATCTTTAGCAACATGGGGCCGCCTGCATCCGTGCCCATGTTAACACCCTTCTCCTTCAAGCAAACAGCTACTCCAGCCACTAGCACGAGCGCCCCTCTCTTCAGCGGCCAGGCCAGCGCCACCTCCGCAGTGGTGTCCATGACCACAGCCAGCACCTCCGCAGACTCCGCTCCGAAGCCCGCGTTCAGCTTCGGTGTGTGCACCGTGACCAGCACCCTGGGCAGCGTGACTAGCACCACCGCTTCCGCCTCCCAGCCCTTCCTCTTTGGGACTCCCCCTGCTTCCGGTGCCAGCTTCACCCCCGCCGTGGGCCCCATATTCCAATTTGGCAAGCCTCCCGCCATGCCCGCTTCAACAGCAGTCGCCACCTTTGGCCAGTCCCTTCCCAGTGCCGCCCAGACAgcccccagcagcagcagcagcagcacgtCCAGCTTTAGTGGCTTTGGCAGCACCCTCACCGCCTCAGCCCCGGTCACCAGCAGCCAGCCCACACTGACGTTCAGTAGCACCACCGCCCCAGCGTTCAACATTCCCTTCGGCTCGAGCGCCAAGCCGCCTCTCCCGTCCTACCCAGGAGCCAGCCCCCAACTCGCCTTCGGGGCTGTGGATGGGCAGCAGCAGGGGGCTGCCAAGTCGGCGCTCGTCCCCAGCTTCGGCAGCTCTTTCACTTTTGGAAACTCTGCAGCCCCGGCCCCGACTGCGGCTCCAGCGCCAACCCCGGCCCAGCCAGCCTTTGGTGGCACCACGCAGTCGGCCTTTAGTGGTCTGAAGGCCACGGCCTCTGCCTTCGGCACCCCTGCCAGCACCCAGCCAGCCTTTGGCGGCACCACAGCTGCCTTCTCCTTCGGTGCAGCCACCACCTCTGGCTTTGGAGCTACAACCCAGACCGCCAGCAGTGGGACCAGTAGCTCAGTGTTTGGCAGCACGACACCATCGCCCTTCACGTTTGGGGGATCGGCAGCCCCAGCCGGCGGCGGGGGCTTTGGGATCAGTGCGGCCACCCCAGGCACCAGCTCTGCCTCTGGAGCGTTCGGCTTTGGAGCAGGACAGAGTGGGACCACTGGCAGCACGACCCCTTTCGGGGGAGGCTTGAGTCAGAACAGCTTGGGCGCGCCCAGCCAGAGCACACCCTTTGCCTTCAACGTGGCCAGCACGCCGGACAGCAAACCTGTGTTTGGAG GCACCTCCACACCCGCCTTTGGTCAGAACACCCCTGCCCCTGGGGTGGGCGCATCAGGCAGCAGCCTCTCCTTTGGGGCGTCCTCAACACCCGCCCAAGGCTTTGTCGGAGTTGGACCTTTCG GACCGGCGGCCCCCTCCTTTTCCATTGGTGCGGGATCCAAGACCCCAGGGGCTCGACAGCGACTGCAGGCCCGAAGGCAGCACACCCGCAAGAAATAG